In Solenopsis invicta isolate M01_SB unplaced genomic scaffold, UNIL_Sinv_3.0 scaffold_441, whole genome shotgun sequence, one genomic interval encodes:
- the LOC113002684 gene encoding uncharacterized protein LOC113002684 gives MRMIQDGTLSLGPNNYITGLRVNQTTTRSITLAGSTNNEGGCETTYYSDQFGTWPNVIAQGVVKITLRTSYVPVHLESGRIILKSGTVCQLKDGFCIDSDDGYSYWKVAPASPCDFHQYDVLYEGQATKLQEDPNDPYSPVIYSLITQDITFALTKTREFPLCGYVLFRTEHPKLFVLETKRGDAPSIRKQIPMQNLDIFAYVNSKFVYVEKHIKQQMISLYHNVMQQKCELERQVITNALSFATLQPDEFAYRLMKGPGYMAVTAGEAIFVIKCIPIEATVRRPKECFTELPVTVRNSSMFLTPKSRILTKVGNQRECNHEMPTLYRIEDTWVQLSPDPQVRQTSPQQLKPMAQLTWRYLTPGPLAVSGIYSEKDIERLREHIMFPAEKPAVLNSIARGLTGHSFDPNAVSLYNMLDENALNKIAESAASKVWKGFVSFGSATAGLFGIFLIVRLIKIIIDTTIHGYALHTVYGCSMHLLGALWSSITHLLLHLARGPIDKDKEQHLDDQDTTPKLTSTSKDHQITISSPTCPVEEQPHLSESPIIVTTPSTYTYLDLNQRLDEVSQIPRLQRNLT, from the coding sequence ATGAGGATGATCCAGGATGGCACCCTCTCACTAGGACCTAACAACTACATAACAGGCCTGAGAGTTAATCAGACGACTACAAGAAGCATTACTCTTGCAGGCAGCACCAATAACGAAGGAGGCTGTGAAACAACATATTATTCGGACCAGTTTGGAACTTGGCCCAATGTCATAGCACAAGGAGTAGTAAAAATCACTCTCCGAACCTCCTACGTTCCAGTTCACCTAGAATCCGGAAGAATAATACTAAAATCCGGTACAGTCTGTCAACTGAAGGACGGATTTTGTATCGACTCAGACGATGGATATTCATATTGGAAAGTTGCTCCGGCATCGCCCTGTGACTTTCACCAGTATGATGTACTTTACGAAGGACAAGCGACGAAACTACAGGAGGATCCAAATGACCCATATTCTCCTGTAATCTACAGCCTCATCACTCAGGACATTACGTTTGCACTCACCAAAACTCGTGAGTTTCCCCTGTGCGGATACGTCTTGTTTCGCACAGAACACCCAAAACTTTTCGTACTTGAAACAAAAAGGGGAGACGCTCCCTCCATTCGAAAGCAAATCCCCATGCAAAATCTTGACATTTTCGCATATGTGAACTCCAAGTTCGTATATGTGGAAAAACATATCAAACAACAGATGATTTCCTTGTATCACAACGTGATGCAACAAAAGTGCGAACTTGAAAGACAAGTAATAACCAATGCTCTGTCTTTCGCAACGCTACAACCTGACGAGTTCGCATACCGATTAATGAAAGGACCAGGATATATGGCTGTCACCGCAGGAGAGGCCATATTCGTTATCAAATGTATACCAATCGAAGCCACAGTACGCCGACCCAAGGAATGTTTCACCGAACTTCCTGTGACTGTGCGCAACTCCAGTATGTTTTTAACACCAAAATCCAGGATACTTACTAAAGTAGGAAACCAAAGAGAGTGTAATCATGAAATGCCTACTCTCTATCGTATTGAAGACACCTGGGTACAGCTGTCGCCAGACCCACAAGTCCGACAGACGTCACCTCAACAACTTAAACCTATGGCCCAGCTAACTTGGAGATATCTAACGCCTGGACCACTTGCTGTTAGCGGAATTTATTCTGAAAAGGACATTGAACGATTAAGGGAACACATTATGTTTCCTGCTGAGAAGCCAGCTGTGCTTAACTCTATCGCTAGAGGATTGACCGGACATTCATTTGACCCAAATGCTGTCTCATTGTACAACATGTTGGACGAAAACGCTCTAAATAAAATTGCCGAGTCCGCAGCCTCTAAGGTCTGGAAGGGATTTGTCTCTTTCGGATCAGCCACAGCCGGATTGTTTGGAATATTCTTAATCGTACGATTGATTAAGATTATCATTGACACAACTATTCATGGATACGCCCTACATACTGTCTATGGATGCAGTATGCACTTGCTTGGAGCCTTATGGAGTTCCATCACACACCTGCTTCTCCATTTGGCCAGAGGACCCATTGACAAGGACAAGGAACAACATCTTGATGACCAGGACACAACACCCAAGCTGACGAGTACGAGCAAGGATCACCAGATCACCATCAGCAGCCCTACCTGCCCAGTCGAGGAACAACCTCATCTCAGCGAATCACCGATTATTGTAACTACCCCATCTACTTATACTTACCTTGATTTAAATCAAAGATTGGATGAGGTTAGTCAAATTCCTCGATTGCAACGgaatttgacttaa